Proteins encoded together in one Anopheles darlingi chromosome 3, idAnoDarlMG_H_01, whole genome shotgun sequence window:
- the LOC125954997 gene encoding uncharacterized protein LOC125954997: protein MARLTLHSVLILGTILTVLGSQHSPYSLQTAIDALHRREAQMALREEAAADQLDDESYWMEPTEEQQQFRPNRQRLNRILVNYLRREEEPEEAYDPYDLEARKRSVFRERDELASYPTVFRERELEKSYPRPDLSSDFLKEVDRQATAERDEDFQERLQRLWNKYQQEENEIEQELFEDELLGYEKRQGFPMSQSEPAPLLYGPPMEERKRTLPILPWLPATRKKRFPVAKRSAKPDAVPSGTDEKVAKDLQALFGTPMEQKRKRSSGPSNGPVSTVASVTPTASASVTTTTVKSKRDSSDEHHEHSSEETDDEHDHDHDHDHEDSSEENDGDDDDKKIRSVRKRSNLEVVKEDQILPGDIGEFKTKKSIQWNKYFGMDRRKKDGHDGAHSGYPLSFYKTYDQDRKKKTIDQEKLDSMDRKLKSIEDIILDQTVKYTGDHEGLVEPGELQKLKDKVVARLATAYSIEKMRHTLEKLKESVNGEPNAKVNEVELDLQREEKAKRVAVKKEKAEYDHNQHSMENNDKVAHEEVENDLEDAGEDKKKKKRTQKRYQEVFRGLEEPEGDDDFNRGLVVETTECPLLDAFERRCRGVDVLSGDIYQELLPACGAHQLCYLCGVSPKVCDLQYLSEAENICENQADCQSTARSVLMILRGFPGPQLGPRECAKNPCLYRAMLEVGVVVN, encoded by the exons ATGGCTAGGTTGACTCTCCATTCGGTATTGATTCTTGGAACCATTCTTACGGTTCTAGGATCCCAGCATTCACCGTACTCGCTGCAG ACCGCAATCGATGCTCTCCATCGTCGAGAAGCTCAAATGGCCCTACGAGAAGAGGCTGCCGCCGATCAACTTGATGATGAAAGTTACTGGATGGAAC CGActgaagagcagcaacagttccGTCCAAACCGGCAGCGACTGAACCGTATTCTGGTGAATTATCTCAGACGTGAGGAGGAACCCGAAGAGGCCTACGATCCGTATGATCTAGAAGCACGAAAACGATCCGTTTTCAGAGAGCGTGATG AACTGGCCTCCTACCCTACCGTGTTCCGTGAACGAGAATTGGAAAAATCATACCCGCGGCCGGATTTGTCCTCCGATTTTCTAAAAGAAGTCGATCGGCAAGCTACGGCCGAACGTGATGAAGATTTCCAGGAGCGGCTGCAGCGCCTCTGGAACAAGTATCAGCAGGAAGAGAACGAAATCGAGCAGGAGCTATTTGAGGACGAACTGTTGGGGTACGAGAAACGCCAAGGATTTCCAATGTCACAATCGGAACCAGCACCGCTACTGTACGGCCCACCGATGGAGGAACGTAAGCGAACACTTCCCATCTTACCGTGGCTACCGGCGACGCGCAAGAAGCGGTTCCCCGTAGCAAAACGATCCGCAAAGCCCGACGCGGTCCCATCTGGTACCGATGAGAAGGTGGCCAAGGATTTGCAAGCCCTCTTCGGTACTCCGATGGAACAGAAGCGTAAGCGGTCCAGCGGCCCATCAAATGGTCCCGTCAGCACAGTAGCGTCGGTCACTCCCACGGCCAGTGCTTCCGTTACGACGACCACTGTGAAGAGCAAGCGTGACTCGAGTGATGAGCATCACGAGCATAGCTCTGAAGAAACGGATGATGAGCACGATCACGACCATGATCACGACCACGAGGACTCGAGCGAAGAGAACGATggagatgacgatgacaaaaAGATACGCTCCGTTCGCAAGCGCTCCAACCTGGAGGTGGTGAAGGAAGATCAGATACTGCCGGGAGATATTGGCGAGTTTAAAACGAAGAAATCGATCCAATGGAACAAATACTTCGGCATGGATCGTAGGAAAAAGGATGGCCATGATGGAGCCCACTCAGGATATCCGTTGAGCTTCTACAAAACGTACGATCAGGATCGCAAGAAGAAAACCATCGACCAGGAAAAGCTGGATAGCATGGATCGGAAGCTGAAGAGCATTGAGGATATTATTCTGGACCAAACCGTCAAATATACCGGCGATCATGAAG GTCTCGTCGAACCGGGTGAGCTGCAGAAGCTAAAGGACAAAGTGGTAGCTCGTCTGGCGACCGCATACAGCATCGAGAAGATGCGCCACACGCTAGAAAAACTGAAGGAATCGGTCAACGGTGAACCAAACGCGAAGGTCAACGAAGTGGAGCTCGATTTGCAGCGAGAGGAAAAAGCCAAACGTGTTGCtgtgaagaaggagaaagctGAATATGATCATAACCA ACATAGCATGGAAAACAACGACAAGGTTGCGCATGAGGAGGTGGAAAACGATCTTGAGGATGCTGGTGaggataagaaaaagaaaaagcgaacTCAAAAGCGATACCAGGAGGTTTTCCGAGGATTGGAGGAGCCCGAAGGAGACGACGATTTTAACCGTGGATTGGTTGTAG AAACTACCGAGTGTCCTCTACTGGATGCATTCGAACGCCGATGTCGAGGTGTAGACGTGTTGAGTGGAGATATCTACCAGGAACTGTTACCGGCTTGTGGTGCACATCAGCTTTGCTATCTCTGT GGAGTTTCGCCGAAAGTTTGTGATCTGCAGTACCTTTCGGAGGCGGAGAACATTTGCGAAAATCAAGCGGACTGCCAATCGACCGCCCGATCGGTACTGATGATACTGCGCGGATTCCCGGGACCACAGCTGGGTCCACGTGAGTGCGCCAAAAACCCTTGCCTCTACCGGGCGATGTTGGAGGTCGGTGTGGTTGTCAACTGA
- the LOC125955063 gene encoding phospholipid scramblase 1-like isoform X2 — protein sequence MSSNRTHPPQQQQPEFIGPDTPSFDLSWDYNYDSTLAATPNNVPPVVNLRIFSPQADPIRSVNSPFLTPFSPRAGLDFLYGLASVFIQQSYELNDLLSGVASDNRFTIRGPSNEALYGALETSDPKDRCWGSLRPFQLSLVDRSHQEVLLFKKTLGCGVFCCFCKNQFLEVWANPGELIGCIQQDYGMFSQEIVLLNSDINTMFRIPIPFVNAIRMPKETHFRIMDRDLMSQKGTITRAWNVNTASYTNNIYYSDPNMDVKFKSLFIAAAFLLEYLYFQSNCC from the exons ATGTCGTCCAATAGGACTCatccaccacagcagcagcagccggagttTATCGGTCCCGATACACCTTCGTTTGATCTGAGCTGGGACTACAACTATGACTCGACGCTAGCGGCAACCCCCAACAATGTCCCACCAGTGG TGAACCTACGGATATTTTCGCCTCAAGCGGATCCGATACGATCGGTGAACAGTCCTTTCCTCACGCCGTTCTCACCAAGAGCCGGATTAGATTTCCTGTACGGTTTGGCATCGGTTTTCATACAGCAATCTTACGAGTTAAATGATC TTTTGTCAGGTGTGGCTTCAGATAATCGTTTCACAATCCGTGGTCCATCGAACGAGGCCCTGTACGGTGCGTTAGAGACATCCGATCCGAAAGACCGATGTTGGGGCTCTCTGCGACCGTTTCAGCTGTCTCTCGTCGATCGGAGTCACCAAGAGGTGCTGCTGTTTAAGAAAACTCTGGGATGcggtgtgttttgctgcttctgcaaaaATCAGTTCCTAGAAGTGTGGGCAAATCCGGGCGAGCTGATCGGATGCATACAGCAAGACTACGGGATGTTTTCGCAGGAGATCGTTTTACTAAACAGTGACATTAACACCATGTTCCGCATACCGATCCCGTTCGTCAATGCTATCCGGATGCCGAAGGAGACGCATTTCCGGATCATGGATCGTGATCTCATGAGCCAGAAGGGGACAATCACGCGAGCATGGAACGTGAACACAGCGAGTTACACGAACAATATCTACTACTCCGACCCGAATATGGACGTGAAGTTCAAATCGTTGTTTATTGCCGCCGCATTTTTGTTG GAATATCTGTACTTTCAATCGAATTGCTGTTAA
- the LOC125955063 gene encoding phospholipid scramblase 1-like isoform X1 — MSSNRTHPPQQQQPEFIGPDTPSFDLSWDYNYDSTLAATPNNVPPVVHSGENPIITAQPQSHISQRDGVNLRIFSPQADPIRSVNSPFLTPFSPRAGLDFLYGLASVFIQQSYELNDLLSGVASDNRFTIRGPSNEALYGALETSDPKDRCWGSLRPFQLSLVDRSHQEVLLFKKTLGCGVFCCFCKNQFLEVWANPGELIGCIQQDYGMFSQEIVLLNSDINTMFRIPIPFVNAIRMPKETHFRIMDRDLMSQKGTITRAWNVNTASYTNNIYYSDPNMDVKFKSLFIAAAFLLEYLYFQSNCC; from the exons ATGTCGTCCAATAGGACTCatccaccacagcagcagcagccggagttTATCGGTCCCGATACACCTTCGTTTGATCTGAGCTGGGACTACAACTATGACTCGACGCTAGCGGCAACCCCCAACAATGTCCCACCAGTGG TGCATAGTGGCGAGAATCCAATCATCACCGCACAACCGCAATCACACATTAGCCAGCGAGATGGAG TGAACCTACGGATATTTTCGCCTCAAGCGGATCCGATACGATCGGTGAACAGTCCTTTCCTCACGCCGTTCTCACCAAGAGCCGGATTAGATTTCCTGTACGGTTTGGCATCGGTTTTCATACAGCAATCTTACGAGTTAAATGATC TTTTGTCAGGTGTGGCTTCAGATAATCGTTTCACAATCCGTGGTCCATCGAACGAGGCCCTGTACGGTGCGTTAGAGACATCCGATCCGAAAGACCGATGTTGGGGCTCTCTGCGACCGTTTCAGCTGTCTCTCGTCGATCGGAGTCACCAAGAGGTGCTGCTGTTTAAGAAAACTCTGGGATGcggtgtgttttgctgcttctgcaaaaATCAGTTCCTAGAAGTGTGGGCAAATCCGGGCGAGCTGATCGGATGCATACAGCAAGACTACGGGATGTTTTCGCAGGAGATCGTTTTACTAAACAGTGACATTAACACCATGTTCCGCATACCGATCCCGTTCGTCAATGCTATCCGGATGCCGAAGGAGACGCATTTCCGGATCATGGATCGTGATCTCATGAGCCAGAAGGGGACAATCACGCGAGCATGGAACGTGAACACAGCGAGTTACACGAACAATATCTACTACTCCGACCCGAATATGGACGTGAAGTTCAAATCGTTGTTTATTGCCGCCGCATTTTTGTTG GAATATCTGTACTTTCAATCGAATTGCTGTTAA
- the LOC125954969 gene encoding nodal modulator 1: protein MKSLQLVRFSVALILGLVLLPEFCIANEVLGCGGFVKNVDSSKVEVGLYTSQGSLKIKTECSPSNGYFFIPVYDKGDYVLKVIPPPGWSFEPEQVAIKFDGQTDLCSQGRDVNFLFKGFGITGRVEFYGAVDTGARFVKVELVAEDGNKIGQTTTTANGVFSFTPIKPGRYVVKAQHQKWHFVQPEYKVTVATGNTEIPAGSLVVSGFDVEGAVFSDGQPFANVGFLLYPAKNQKTLVKCSTESIPAIANAGNQAYESSAVCYTTPNKNSGAYLFAGVSRGKYLIRPHFADSKIKFHIRPEELEIEIGSEAVRLRDNFEVTGFSVSGRVLRSPNGASVANARVKINGRKVAVTGKDGSYTLHNIQSGTYTIQVLADDLQFKDHIVKVSLANPSLPDVLVSGFKVCGQVVSKKAHRVAIAKKASTMMVEVTSSEGSGEWCTFLENGQYTVQVLTGDEERASGIQFFPLTQSIEVNYAPVEGIVFSQLRATVTGEVRCLADGKRECGDLAVTLQALDGSGNAVGQSVKASVGEAGKYSFQNVLPGSYEVSVPSGKLCWQSNTVKINIKSSKEAVPDFVQTGYIVSVIASHGASMSYRWKGSGEEGGAAKEEEIVLTAGMNMFCVKRAGQYSMRFGGCHQFEKSTPTGFSTSDSAPITVNAKSHRNVVKLIAEEQETYRVKVLKEGGSLSEIVEFELTGARDDSPSGGHIYWKEFFLEQGERITLVPQSDIMLFSPEQLEVTGGNDCADVGKKLRATKGLLINGRTNPPIKEATVTLTFPENMEFTPQITTTDERGEFRFGPIDPTLAVELAAEKESYVFSAYDRATNTFAGHKLCEIIVTVKDDAGNRLPGVLLSLSGAESYRKNLVTGDDGTIKFHSLSPSEYYLRAMMKEYEFQPNSKLIDVQEGATVQEELVGTRTQFSIFGSITSLNGEPFPNVIVEAATNEKCGNVLEEATSEFNGQYRIRGLTPGCQYRVRVRTGTGPTATVDRSIPRERVVDIGKADTRDVNLIAISPLAFVDVTVRVVASELDYYKTLKIALYRKGSESPVHTQRIESPLNMKSKVNPGIMVFFPRIPFDGKSYHIELTSTLSDKSYRYNLASVPFVANTSSFYAEMQFAPVMRTGDGDLNQSSLSAIVMIAIIGFVFFKQELAFELLEMAGSKLGSIVSSAMGNRVKAKELKNDTGYIDDRDIDALASKIEGGKKKKTKKVS from the exons ATGAAGTCCTTGCAATTAGTGCGGTTTTCGGTAGCCCTAATCCTGGGCCTCGTACTGCTGCCCGAATTCTGTATCGCCAACGAGGTTCTCGGCTGTGGGGGATTCGTAAAAAACGTGGATTCGAGTAAAGTCGAAGTAGGCCT TTACACTTCGCAGGGCAGTTTGAAGATCAAAACGGAATGCTCTCCCTCGAACGGGTATTTCTTCATACCCGTTTATGATAAAGGAGATTACGTGTTGAAGGTTATTCCCCCGCCGGGTTGGAGTTTCGAGCCGGAACAGGTTGCCATCAAGTTCGACGGCCAGACGGATCTGTGCAGTCAGGGCCGAGATGTTAACTTTCTATTCAAGGGCTTCGGAATTACGGGTCGCGTGGAGTTCTACGGAGCCGTGGACACAGGAGCCCGCTTTGTGAAGGTAGAACTCGTGGCGGAGGACGGCAATAAAATTGGCCAAACGACCACGACTGCGAACGGCGTGTTCTCGTTCACGCCGATCAAACCGGGACGGTACGTCGTGAAAGCGCAACACCAGAAGTGGCACTTTGTGCAGCCCGAGTATAAGGTGACGGTGGCAACGGGAAACACGGAAATCCCCGCCGGTTCACTAGTTGTTTCCGGATTCGATGTCGAGGGAGCCGTCTTCAGCGATGGTCAGCCGTTTGCTAATGTGGGCTTCCTGCTGTACCCGGCCAAAAAT CAAAAAACGCTCGTGAAATGCTCCACAGAGAGCATCCCAGCGATAGCGAACGCGGGTAACCAGGCATACGAATCTAGTGCAGTCTGCTACACGACCCCGAACAAAAACTCTGGCGCCTACTTGTTTGCGGGAGTTTCTCGAGGAAAGTATCTCATTCGGCCACACTTTGCTGACAGTAAAATCAAGTTCCATATTCGACCGGAAGAGCTGGAGATCGAGATCGGCAGTGAGGCGGTTCGGCTGCGTGATAACTTCGAAGTGACGGGATTCAGCGTGTCCGGACGAGTATTGCGCTCACCGAACGGTGCGAGTGTGGCGAATGCACGCGTCAAGATCAACGGACGGAAAGTGGCCGTAACCGGGAAGGATGGCAGTTACACTCTGCACAACATTCAGAGCGGCACCTACACTATCCAGGTGCTGGCCGATGATCTGCAGTTTAAGGATCACATCGTGAAGGTTTCTCTCGCCAATCCGTCGTTGCCGGATGTACTGGTATCCGGATTCAAGGTATGCGGCCAGGTTGTATCGAAGAAGGCGCACCGGGTGGCAATTGCTAAGAAGGCTTCAACGATGATGGTCGAGGTGACAAGCTCGGAGGGTAGCGGTGAGTGGTGTACGTTCCTTGAAAACGGCCAATACACGGTGCAGGTGCTGACGGGTGATGAGGAACGAGCCAGCGGTATCCAATTTTTCCCGTTGactcaatcgatcgaagtgAACTATGCGCCCGTCGAGGGAATCGTGTTCTCACAGCTTCGAGCTACGGTAACGGGCGAGGTGCGCTGTCTGGCGGACGGAAAGCGTGAATGTGGTGATCTGGCGGTCACACTACAAGCACTCGATGGCAGCGGCAATGCCGTCGGGCAGTCCGTGAAGGCAAGCGTAGGAGAGGCTGGAAAATACAGTTTCCAGAATGTGCTTCCGGGTAGCTACGAAGTGAGCGTCCCGAGTGGTAAGCTGTGCTGGCAGTCAAACACCGTCAAGATCAACATCAAATCGTCCAAGGAGGCCGTACCAGATTTCGTGCAAACGGGCTACATCGTTTCGGTCATAGCAAGCCATGGAGCATCGATGAGCTACCGGTGGAAGGGTTCCGGCGAAGAGGGAGGCGCagcaaaggaggaagagatcgTACTGACCGCCGGTATGAACATGTTCTGCGTGAAACGTGCCGGGCAGTATAGCATGCGTTTCGGAGGGTGTCATCAGTTTGAAAAGTCTACCCCAACCGGATTCAGTACCAGCGATTCAGCGCCGATAACGGTAAACGCGAAAAGCCATCGGAATGTGGTAAAACTTATTGCCGAAGAACAGGAAACCTACCGCGTGAAGGTCTTAAAAGAAGGAGGATCGCTTAGCGAGATCGTTGAGTTTGAGCTAACGGGTGCACGAGATGATTCACCTAGTGGTGGACACATTTACTGGAAGGAGTTCTTCCTGGAGCAGGGCGAACGTATAACGCTGGTACCGCAGAGTGACATTATGCTGTTCAGTCCGGAACAACTGGAAGTGACGGGTGGAAACGATTGTGCCGATGTCGGAAAAAAACTAAGGGCCACCAAAGGTTTGCTTATCAATGGACGTACCAATCCACCGATCAAGGAAGCCACAGTTACCCTCACGTTCCCGGAAAACATGGAATTTACACCTCAGATCACAACCACCGATGAACGTGGCGAGTTCCGTTTTGGTCCGATCGATCCAACACTCGCGGTAGAACTGGCTGCGGAAAAGGAATCTTACGTGTTCTCGGCTTACGATCGAGCCACCAATACGTTTGCGGGTCATAAGCTTTGTGAAATCATCGTCACGGTCAAGGATGACGCAGGTAACCGGCTACCGGGTGTTCTGTTGTCCCTATCGGGAGCAGAGAGCTATCGTAAAAATCTAGTCACCGGTGACGATGGCACGATCAAGTTCCATTCACTCTCGCCCAGTGAATACTATCTGCGAGCGATGATGAAGGAGTACGAATTCCAACCCAACTCCAAGTTGATTGACGTACAAGAAGGTGCGACGGTGCAAGAGGAACTAGTCGGAACGAGGACACAATTTTCCATCTTTGGTTCCATCACTTCGCTCAATGGCGAACCGTTCCCGAACGTGATCGTGGAAGCAGCAACTAACGAAAAGTGCGGCAATGTGTTAGAAGAAGCAACTAGCGAATTCAACGGACAGTATCGTATCCGTGGTCTAACGCCCGGTTGCCAGTATCGGGTGCGTGttcgtaccggtaccggtccaACGGCTACGGTCGATCGTTCGATTCCACGCGAGCGCGTGGTTGATATTGGCAAGGCCGACACCCGGGATGTCAATCTGATCGCCATCAGCCCACTGGCGTTCGTGGACGTAACCGTTCGAGTGGTTGCATCCGAGCTGGACTATTACAAGACACTCAAGATCGCCTTGTACCGCAAGGGAAGTGAATCTCCGGTTCACACTCAGCGCATCGAATCGCCGCTCAACATGAAGTCGAAGGTTAATCCCGGTATCATGGTGTTCTTCCCACGCATTCCGTTCGATGGCAAGAGTTATCATATCGAGCTGACCTCAACGCTATCGGACAAGAGCTACCGTTACAATCTCGCATCGGTTCCGTTTGTGGCAAATACTAGCAGTTTCTACGCGGAGATGCAGTTCGCACCGGTTATGCgtaccggtgatggtgatctcAACCAAAGCTCACTATCGGCAATCGTTATGATTGCGATCattggtttcgtgtttttcaaGCAAGAGTTGGCGTTTGAGCTGCTGGAAATGGCTGGCAGTAAGCTTGGTAGCATTGTTAGCAGCGCTATGGGCAACCGTGTGAAGGCGAAAGAGCTGAAGAACGACACTGGCTACATCGATGATCGTGATATCGATGCACTGGCCTCGAAGAtcgagggagggaaaaagaagaaaaccaaaaaagtgTCCTAA
- the LOC125955606 gene encoding uncharacterized protein LOC125955606, whose translation MAVVKNLLFVLALVSVVAAQELVEANTGGVDEGRRRKRFYKFFFKSLGPILSTVATVLLVKAKIVLVALFFAGIYFFGHKIFPGGFFGSTVYSETPPPFIESDSFPGYHTTGYSAGSSYPGYSTISDHPGPEPFATYGPPSSGPQSYSGSHRRRRDTSNQGLNNKDTEDDYMGEDEYASRKMYWTDTLTDMTFRFLGVNQRVCRKRFVCEFDFQAKRNPILLFMTRAIGRDIFHNYRDASDEKANSYKDCGRIYEECKVPKRRKYARRPFPPGRRPVDPSQPISQPPTAETASYDTQENEIDASDATTIPPTISPLRGKLILQPKTVNRFHRN comes from the exons ATGGCAGTTGTTAAGAATCTATTGTTTGTGCTAGCGTTAGTTTCCGTGGTCGCAGCACAAGAGTTAGTCGAAGCAAACACAGGAGGGGTGGATGAAGGTCGTAGAAGAAAGAGGTTTTACAAATTTTTCTTCAAATCGC TTGGACCCATCTTATCAACGGTAGCAACCGTGCTGCTGGTAAAGGCGAAAATTGTTCtggtggcccttttttttgctggaatCTACTTCTTTGGGCACAAAATATTTCCGGGTGGCTTTTTCGGTTCAACGGTCTATAGTGAAACTCCGCCACCGTTTATCGAGTCCGACAGCTTTCCGGGCTATCATACCACGGGATACAGTGCTGGTTCCAGCTATCCTGGATATAGCACCATTTCCGATCATCCAGGCCCAGAACCATTCGCAACCTACGGTCCACCATCTTCCGGGCCGCAATCTTACTCCGGATCGCATCGCAGACGTCGTGATACTAGCAATCAAGGGCTCAACAATAAGGATACCGAAGACGATTACATGGGCGAGGATGAGTATGCATCGCGGAA AATGTACTGGACGGACACTCTTACGGATATGACTTTCCGTTTTCTTGGCGTGAACCAGCGCGTCTGTCGGAAGCGGTTCGTCTGCGAGTTCGATTTCCAGGCCAAGAGAAACCCGATTTTACTCTTTATGACTCGCGCCATTGG ACGAGACATTTTCCACAATTATCGCGACGCCAGTGATGAGAAGGCAAACAGCTACAAAGATTGCGGACGCATTTATGAGGAATGCAAGGTACCGAAACGAAGAAAGTATGCTCGCCGACCCTTCCCGCCTGGCCGACGACCGGTGGATCCTTCTCAACCGATTTCACAACCACCCACAGCAGAGACGGCTAGTTACGATACACAGGAGAATGAAATCGATGCGTCGGATGCTACAACTATTCCTCCGACCATTAGTCCTTTGAGGGGTAAATTGATTTTGCAACCAAAGACAGTTAACCGATTTCACCGTAACTAA
- the LOC125955607 gene encoding uncharacterized protein LOC125955607: MAISGGYARATLIVILVVTAVQAELSSDESQQGSANSEVTARQRGPFHSSIYPFGWGWGIAAFVIAVVKGAIWLGIIMIWAFFKGFPAKHGCAPIILREPYYPEHHHHHEEIVWDDPHHHRRSIREAVRPGEESDLLLTDMMTDLAFSFLGVHTRHCRKRFVCEVDVRAKDDYLLKLGTRMLGVDIFRKYRSAEDVAADSMEQCAKLYPQCKAKGDSITFNVFDGQSNGQIDDYDEAVTEQDNS; encoded by the exons ATGGCAATCTCGGGAGGATACGCTAGAGCAACATTAATCGTTATCCTTGTGGTTACTGCAGTGCAGGCAGAACTATCTTCAGATGAATCGCAGCAGGGATCGGCGAACAGCGAGGTGACCGCAAGGCAAAGAGGTCCTTTCCATTCTTCAA TTTATCCCTTTGGTTGGGGCTGGGGAATTGCAGCCTTCGTGATTGCGGTCGTTAAAGGAGCAATCTGGCTGGGTATCATTATGATTTGGGCATTTTTCAAAGGCTTCCCGGCCAAACATGGTTGTGCGCCAATCATCTTGAGGGAACCGTATTACCcggagcatcatcaccaccacgaagaGATCGTCTGGGATgatccacaccaccaccgacgctcCATTCGGGAAGCGGTGCGACCAGGCGAGGAATCCGATCTCCTCCTCACCGACATGATGACCGATCTCGCCTTCAGTTTTCTCGGAGTGCACACCAGGCACTGCCGGAAGCGATTCGTGTGTGAGGTGGACGTTCGGGCGAAGGATGATTATCTGCTTAAGCTCGGCACCCGTATGCTCGGAGTGGACATTTTCCGGAAGTACAGATCGGCGGAAGATGTAGCAGCAGACAGCATGGAACAGTGCGCTAAGCTCTATCCACAGTGCAAAGCGAAGGGAGATTCGATTACTTTTAATGTGTTCGACGGTCAAAGTAATGGGCAGATCGATGACTATGATGAAGCAGTCACAGAACAGGATAACAGTTAG